The Sesamum indicum cultivar Zhongzhi No. 13 linkage group LG2, S_indicum_v1.0, whole genome shotgun sequence genome contains a region encoding:
- the LOC105155379 gene encoding WAT1-related protein At1g21890 — translation MGDLNLLVSMSIAFNKLKPYLAMVALQFGYAGMYIITLVSLKRGFSHWILVVYRHAVATLVFAPFAYFLEKKIRPKMTKSIFLKIVVLAFLEPVLDQNLYYVGMQYTSATFASAMVNVLPAITFIMAVIFRLETINLKKISSIAKVVGTLITVTGAMLMTLYKGPVVNILWYSHAGSHHKAAAAAATDQHLVTGTIMLISCIVGWSAFFILQNKTLKEYPAELSLTSLICLMGFVEGGIVGVIMERRKSAWAIGFDSRLLAAAYSGIVCSGIAYYMQSIVNKSRGPVFVTAFSPLSMIITAVLGAIVLAEQVHLGSLIGAVIIVSGLYSVVWGKSKESASNKLVDGEGRDQELPVVDKQTSGVADADVSHTAAKSKKLLEQAEP, via the exons ATGGGTGACCTAAACTTGTTGGTGAGTATGAGTATTGCTTTCAATAAGTTGAAGCCTTATTTGGCTATGGTAGCCCTTCAATTTGGCTACGCCGGAATGTACATAATCACGCTCGTCTCGCTGAAACGTGGATTCAGTCATTGGATTCTGGTCGTATATCGTCATGCAGTTGCTACCTTGGTTTTCGCCCCGTTTGcgtattttcttgaaaa GAAAATAAGACCTAAAATGACAAAATCGATATTTCTGAAGATAGTGGTGCTTGCTTTCTTAGA gccTGTGCTGGACCAGAACTTGTACTATGTCGGAATGCAGTATACATCTGCAACATTTGCATCAGCCATGGTTAATGTTTTGCCAGCCATCACCTTCATAATGGCTGTCATTTTCAG GCTGGAGACGatcaatctgaaaaagatatCCAGCATAGCTAAGGTGGTGGGCACATTAATAACAGTGACGGGGGCAATGCTGATGACATTGTACAAAGGCCCAGTCGTCAACATCTTGTGGTACTCTCACGCCGGCAGCCACCACAAAGCCGCCGCGGCCGCCGCCACCGATCAGCACTTGGTCACCGGCACAATCATGTTGATTTCATGTATTGTGGGTTGGTCTGCCTTCTTCATCTTGCAA AACAAGACGTTGAAGGAGTACCCAGCAGAGTTGTCACTAACATCTTTAATCTGTCTGATGGGATTCGTGGAAGGTGGAATTGTGGGTGTAATAATGGAACGTCGTAAGAGTGCATGGGCCATAGGTTTTGATTCCAGGCTTCTTGCAGCTGCTTATTCC GGGATTGTTTGCTCGGGGATAGCATACTACATGCAGAGTATAGTGAACAAGTCTCGAGGGCCAGTGTTTGTGACTGCATTCAGCCCTCTCAGCATGATCATCACTGCCGTCTTGGGCGCCATTGTTTTGGCCGAGCAAGTTCATCTTGGAAG CTTGATTGGAGCAGTGATCATAGTTTCCGGGCTTTACTCTGTGGTTTGGGGTAAAAGTAAAGAGAGTGCTTCGAACAAACTAGTAGACGGTGAGGGCCGAGACCAAGAATTGCCTGTGGTGGACAAGCAAACATCAGGAGTTGCCGATGCAGACGTCAGTCACACTGCTGCAAAATCAAAGAAGTTGTTGGAGCAAGCAGAGCCATGA
- the LOC105155380 gene encoding transmembrane emp24 domain-containing protein p24delta3 has translation MELAAARCLWTVLIVVAVAVFPAARGLWLDLPSSGTKCVSEELHNNVVVMADYYAFIGEDYDANNTVIPSITVKVTSPYGNDLHHQEKVSHGQFAFTTSESGNYLACFTADGDQHSGKKVTVGIDWKTGVATKDWDSVAKKEKIEGLELELKKLEAAVHSIRENLNYMINREADMREVSETTNARVAWYSIVSLGVCIAVSVFQLWFLRRYFQRKKLI, from the exons ATGGAGTTAGCGGCGGCGCGTTGCTTATGGACAGTGCTAATAGTGGTTGCGGTGGCGGTGTTCCCGGCGGCCCGTGGGTTGTGGTTGGACTTGCCCAGTTCGGGGACGAAGTGCGTTTCGGAAGAATTGCACAACAACGTCGTCGTTATGGCTGATTACTATGCCTTCATCGGCGAGGATTACGATGCCAATAATACTGTCATTCCGTCCATCACCGTTAAG GTTACATCACCATATGGGAATGACCTCCATCACCAAGAGAAAGTGTCGCATGGTCAGTTTGCATTTACAACGAGTGAGAGTGGCAACTACTTGGCATGCTTCACAGCGGACGGTGATCAGCATTCAGGTAAAAAGGTGACTGTTGGTATTGATTGGAAAACTGGAGTTGCCACCAAAGATTGGGACTCGGTtgcaaagaaggaaaagattGAG GGGCTTGAACTGGAGCTGAAGAAGCTTGAAGCAGCTGTGCACTCAATCCGcgagaatttaaattatatgataaatag GGAAGCGGACATGAGGGAGGTTAGTGAGACGACGAACGCTAGAGTGGCGTGGTATAGTATAGTGTCACTTGGTGTCTGCATTGCCGTCTCCGTTTTCCAATTATGGTTTTTAAGGCGATACTTTCAGCGGAAAAAACTTATCTAG